The following DNA comes from Nitrospirota bacterium.
GTCGCGCGTTTCCCGCCTGTCTCGCCGTCTTACGTAATCAACTTCGCCTGTACGCGGCCGAGTTCGGCCTCGTCCTCAGGCTCGATCTTCTCCCGGTCCAGGCGCTCCACCCGCACGGCCGACACCTTGTACTCGGGACATTTCGAGCTCTCGTCGGCGCTCGACGACAGCAGGGCATTGATCGCGGTGCCCGGAAAATGGAAGCTGGTGAAGAGCTGACCGTGCTGGACCCGCTCGCTGATCGCCAACGGAAGCGTCGCGTCGCTTCTGGCGCTCACCAGCCGGACGATTTCGCGGTCGCGGAGCCCCAGCCTGGCTGCGTCGTCCGGGTGCATCTCCAAGACATCGGCGTCGACCACCTGCAGAATCGCGGTTCGCCGCGTCTGCGCCCCGCAGTTGTAATGCTGCAGGATGCGGCCCGTGATGAGGATGAACGGGTACGCCTCGCTCGGCGATTCGCCCGGCGGCAAATAGTCCACGGCGACGAATCGAGCCTTTCCTCCGGGAAACCGTTCCTGATGCATCAGGGAAGTGCCGGGATGGGTCGGAGCGGGGACCGGCCACTGCAACCCTTCGGGCGTTTCCAGCCGGTCATAGGACACACCCGCGAACATCGGGGTCAGCCGCGCGATCTCGTCCATGATCTGAGACGGATGCGCGTAGCGCATGGGATAGCCCATCCGCGTCGCCACCTCACAGACGACTTGCCAGTCCGGCAGGACGCCGGCGGGCGGCTCGACGACTTTCCGAATGCGCTGAATCCGCCGTTCGAGATTCGTGAAGGTGCCGTCCTTCTCCAGAAAGGAGGCGCCGGGGATCACGAGCCGGGCGAACTTCGCCGTCTCGCTGAGGAACAGGTCCTGCACGACCAGGAAGTCCAAACTCGCCAGAGCCTGCCGGACCTTCTTGAGATTCGGATCGGTTTGCGCCACGTCGTAGCCGATGATCCACAAGCCCTTTAAGCGGCCGTCGAGCGCTGCATCCCACATGTCCGGAATCTTCATGCCGCGCGCCGTCGGCAGCGGACGTCCGGTGACCGTCAGGTGCCGCGCGGCCAACTCGGGATCGTCGAGGCTCTGGTATCCGGCGAAATAGGTCGGCAGGCAGCCGACATCGGAGGCCCCCTGCACGTTGTTCTGCCCGCGCAACGGGTTGATGCCGGTTCCGGGCCGGCCGATGTTGCCGGTCGCCAGCGCCAGGTTGCAGAGCGCGATCACCCCGTGGCTGCCCCAGCGATGCTCGGTCACGCCGAGGCCGTGGACGCAGAGCGAAGCGCCGCTGGTCGCATAGCGCCGGGCCGCATCGCGGATCATGGCCGCCGGGACGCCCGTGATCCGCTCGGTCACTTCCGGCGTGCAGGACGCCACGGTCTCCAGCCAGTCGTCGAGCCCCTCCGTCCTCGCCGCCGTGAAGGCATTATCAATAAGACCTTCTTTCGCGATCACATGGCCCAACCCGTTCAGCAGCGCGACGTTCGTGCCCGGCTTCAACTTGAGATGCAGGTCGGCCAGACGCGCCAGCTCCGTGCGGCGGGGATCGATCACGATCAGCGGTACGCCGCGCCGCTTCGCCTGCTTGATCCTCGCGCCGACCACCGGATGGGATTCGGTCGGATTGGCCCCGACGACCATGATCAGCTTGGCCAGATCCACGTCGGCGATCGAGTTGGTGGCGGCGGAGGCGCCGAGGGTCTCCATCATGCCGGTCACGGTCGCGCTGTGGCAGACGCGGGCGCAGTTGTCGATGTGGTTGGTCCCGATCACGCAGCGGATGAACTTGGCGAAGAGATAATTCTCCTCGTTGGTGCCGCGGCTGGAGGAAATGGCTGCCAAGGCATCGGGGCCGTAGGTCTTCTTGATGCGCGCGAACTCCAGCGCCACGCGGTCGAGCGCCGCCTCCCAGGACACCTCCTCCCACCGATCGCCCCGGCGCAGGAGCGGAACCCGTAACCGGTCCGGCGCCGAGATGTACGTCCAGCCGAAGCGGCCCTTCATGCAGGCGTGGCCTTCGTTCGACGGCCCGTCATCCGCCGGTACCATGCTGACTACCCGGCCGTCGCGGACGCCGGCGTCGAAGGCGCAGCCGACCCCGCAATAGGCGCAGATGGTGCGGACGGTCCGGGTCGGGGGTCCGAACTCAAGGACGGTCTTTTCCGTCAGGGCTCCGGTCGGGCATTCCTTCACACAGGCGCCGCACGAGACGCAATTCGAAGAGGCGAATCCGTCGCCATCCCCAGAGAGCGGGCCGGCGCCGGCGACCGGCCGCGAGCCGAAGCCGCGGTCGATCATCGTGAGCGCGAAGGTCCCCTGAATTTCGTCGCAGGCCCGGACGCAGCGCGCGCAGGACACGCAGATCGCGTTGTCGAAGGTGAAAAACGGGTTGGAGTCGTCCCGGTACGGGACGCGTCGCGCCGCGTCCGTGTACCGCACGCGTTCGAGCCCCAGGCTGGAGGCTAACTGCTTGAGGACATCCGGCGTCGGCGCATCCTGGGGTAGTTCCGAAAGGTACAGCTCGACGATATTTCTTCTGTGTCGCCGCAGCCGGTCGGTCTTGGTCTGCACCACCATCCCCTCCCGCACCGGGGTCGTGCAGGAAGCCGGGGTACCGGCCAGGCCCTCCACTTCGCAGAGACACAGACGACAGGAGCCGAACGGATTGAGATGATCCGAGGCGCAGAGGCTCGGAATGACGATGCCCGCCCGTTGCGCGGCTTGGTAGATCGTCTCGCCGGGAGAGGCGGAGACGGATCGGCCGTTGATCGTTAGCGTGACCACTGAGAGCGCGGGGCGTGTGGCATCCAGCCTGCGATCGGAGGGAAGGGTCGATCCCTGCGATACTCCGTTCATGTCTCGCGTCTCCCGCCCTTCGCCTCTCGCCTAACCCGCATTATTCATGAACGCTTCTGCTGCAAACGCGGACACGCTGTTCCGACGGGCGTGCTCGCCACTCAGTCGGTCAACATACTGTTGCAAGTATGCTTCCCTCCTTCGTGGCTGTGCTTGCCCGTCTCACAACGCGTCTCCGCGTTTTCCCGACGAACCGTCATGAATAATGCGGGCTAAATTCGTGAGGAAAATGCTCGATCGCCGTCAGCACCGGATAGGGCGCGCGGCCGCCGAGCGCGCAGAGACTCGCCGTTTTCATCGTCTCGCCGAGATCGGCCAGCAGCGCCAGATCGTCGGCGGTCCCGCGGCCCGCCTGGATGCGTTCCAAGATCTCCCGGCCCCGCACGGACCCGATCCGGCAGGGTGTGCACTTTCCGCAAGACTCGTCCGCCGTGAACGCCATGAAATGCCGCGCCAACTCGACCATGTCCGTCTCATGGTCGTACACCACGATGCCGCCGTGCCCCAGGATCGCGCCGGCCTCCGCGAAGGCGTCGTAGCAGATCGGAATGTCGAGCTTGGATTCCGGAAACAAGCTCCCCAATGGTCCACCGACCTGCACGGCCTTGAAGCGCGCGCCGGGAGCCATGCCTCCGCCGAAGCGGTCCAGCACGTCGCGCAAGGTCAGGCCGAACGGAACTTCGACGAGCCCCGGTTGTTTCACCCGTCCGCCGATCTGGAGAGGGATCGTCCCGCGCGACCGTTCGGTGCCCAGCGAGGCGTGCCAGGCGCCGCCGCGCGAGAGGATATTCGGCACGGTGGCGAAGGTCAGCACATTGCTCACGATGGTCGGCCGGCCGTAAAGCCCGGAGACCGCGGGATAGGGAGGCTTGGCGCGCACCACGCCGCGACGGCCTTCCAGGGATTCCAGCAGGGCCGTCTCTTCCCCGCAGACGTAAGAGCCGGCGCCGCTCACGACTTCCAGCCGGAAAGGAGTGCGGCCGAGTTGCAAGAGACCGGTCCGCTCGGCCTCATCAATGGCGGCCCGCAGCGTCCCGGCCGCGGCCGGATATTCCTGACGGCAATAGATGTAGCCGCTGTCGGCGCCGATGGCGCGGGCGCAGATCAGCATGCCCTCGATCAGGCGGAAAGGCTCCCCTTCCATAACCATACGGTCGCAGTAGGTTCCGGCGTCGCCCTCATCGGCGTTGGCGACCACGTATTTCCGGCCGGCCGGCGCCTGGCGGGCCACATCCCACTTGTTCCAGACCGGGAAGGCGGCGCCGCCGCGGCCTCGTAGTCCGGAGAGACGCACCTCTTCGATGATGGCCTCAGGGGACATCGATCTGGCGGCCTCGAGTCCCTTGAGTCCGCCGTGGGAGCGATAGTCCTCCAGCGAGAGCGGCCGGGTCACGCCGAAGTTCGCGAAGGTGACCCGTGTCTGCTCCTTAAGAAAGGGAATCTGATCGACGGGGACGCCGCCCGCGCCGTTCACGATCCGGGGCACGTCGTCCGGGGTCACGTTGAACCAGGCGATGCGCCCGCCCGGCGTGTCCCGTTCGACCATCGGCTCGAGGAAAAACGCGCCCCGCGAGGACGTCCGGATCACCTCGACGCCGGGCCGATCGCGCAAGGCTTCCGCCACTCGATCGGCGCCCGCGGCAACGGCCGATGTATCGCTTGAAAGGTAGAGGCGAACCATACATTAGCTTTCAGCTTTCAGCTTTCAGTCATCAGCTATCAGCTAAACTCTCTCCCTCGCCCTCCCCTATTTAGGGGGAGGGAAGGGTGGGGGTACTGACGGCTGATAGCTGACAGCCGAAAGCTTCCTTACTTGTACTTCTCAATGACCGCCGCAAGCTCCGCCGGCGTCATCCGCCCGTACAGATCGCCGTCAATGATGACGGAGGGCGAGACCGCGCAGTTGCCGACGCAATAGACGTTCTCCAATGTGAAACGGCCGTCCGGCGTCGTTTCTCCGACCCCGACCTGCAATCGGTCGCGCAACTGACAGAGCACCCGTGCGCTGCGGTTCGCAAGGCAAGATTCGCCCATGCAGACGCGGATGAGATGGCGCCCCGTGGTCCTGACGCGCAAATCAGGGTAATAGGAGAGTACGCCGGCCACATCCGCTTCCGTCACCTGCAGCGCATGGGCGATCTCTCCGACGGCGTTCGGGGGCACATGCCCCAGCCTTTCCTGTACTACGAGCAAGGTCTGCAGTACGTTCGCCCGGTCCGGCCGCTGCGGCCGGCACCTATCGAGAATCTCGGCCAGGAGCGACGCCTGCTCGTCCTTCATCGCACCACCTCTTCGATCCCGACATGGGCGCGGAGCCTGTTGTAGTCGAATGCCGGCCGACCCGTTCGCCGCCGGCCGATGTCGTTCCGTTCCATCTCGTCGATGAGCGCCGCGACCTTGTCGCGCGCCGCGGGAGACGCCGCCGCGTGGCGAGGCGTCTGCCCGCCGAGCGCGGGCGACTCCTGATCGGCCCATTCGAGGTATGTGGTCTCCAAAAAGGAGGCCAGCAGCGCCCGATCTTCTTCCGGGGTAATCACGAGAGACACCGGCTTCTCTGCGGCGAGATCCGACACAGAGGGCCGACGACCCGGCGGAGTCGTGGACTCTCCTCGAAACCGGAGCGCATACCCGAACGCGTACGCCATCCGGTGTTTGATCTCTTCCAAGCGATCGCGCAAGTCGCACTCGACCATCAGTTGGGTCGGTGTCAACGTCAGCCTGGCTATGACGCCGGTTCGTCCATTAGTCCCATCCCCGCGCTGCACCCAGGTACGCACCTGACGTGTTCCCCATCCAGGCCCGTCCTCGAGCTGCAGGATGGCCTCCAGCTCCAGCCCCTCCAT
Coding sequences within:
- a CDS encoding NADH-ubiquinone oxidoreductase-F iron-sulfur binding region domain-containing protein, with translation MVRLYLSSDTSAVAAGADRVAEALRDRPGVEVIRTSSRGAFFLEPMVERDTPGGRIAWFNVTPDDVPRIVNGAGGVPVDQIPFLKEQTRVTFANFGVTRPLSLEDYRSHGGLKGLEAARSMSPEAIIEEVRLSGLRGRGGAAFPVWNKWDVARQAPAGRKYVVANADEGDAGTYCDRMVMEGEPFRLIEGMLICARAIGADSGYIYCRQEYPAAAGTLRAAIDEAERTGLLQLGRTPFRLEVVSGAGSYVCGEETALLESLEGRRGVVRAKPPYPAVSGLYGRPTIVSNVLTFATVPNILSRGGAWHASLGTERSRGTIPLQIGGRVKQPGLVEVPFGLTLRDVLDRFGGGMAPGARFKAVQVGGPLGSLFPESKLDIPICYDAFAEAGAILGHGGIVVYDHETDMVELARHFMAFTADESCGKCTPCRIGSVRGREILERIQAGRGTADDLALLADLGETMKTASLCALGGRAPYPVLTAIEHFPHEFSPHYS
- the fdhF gene encoding formate dehydrogenase subunit alpha encodes the protein MNGVSQGSTLPSDRRLDATRPALSVVTLTINGRSVSASPGETIYQAAQRAGIVIPSLCASDHLNPFGSCRLCLCEVEGLAGTPASCTTPVREGMVVQTKTDRLRRHRRNIVELYLSELPQDAPTPDVLKQLASSLGLERVRYTDAARRVPYRDDSNPFFTFDNAICVSCARCVRACDEIQGTFALTMIDRGFGSRPVAGAGPLSGDGDGFASSNCVSCGACVKECPTGALTEKTVLEFGPPTRTVRTICAYCGVGCAFDAGVRDGRVVSMVPADDGPSNEGHACMKGRFGWTYISAPDRLRVPLLRRGDRWEEVSWEAALDRVALEFARIKKTYGPDALAAISSSRGTNEENYLFAKFIRCVIGTNHIDNCARVCHSATVTGMMETLGASAATNSIADVDLAKLIMVVGANPTESHPVVGARIKQAKRRGVPLIVIDPRRTELARLADLHLKLKPGTNVALLNGLGHVIAKEGLIDNAFTAARTEGLDDWLETVASCTPEVTERITGVPAAMIRDAARRYATSGASLCVHGLGVTEHRWGSHGVIALCNLALATGNIGRPGTGINPLRGQNNVQGASDVGCLPTYFAGYQSLDDPELAARHLTVTGRPLPTARGMKIPDMWDAALDGRLKGLWIIGYDVAQTDPNLKKVRQALASLDFLVVQDLFLSETAKFARLVIPGASFLEKDGTFTNLERRIQRIRKVVEPPAGVLPDWQVVCEVATRMGYPMRYAHPSQIMDEIARLTPMFAGVSYDRLETPEGLQWPVPAPTHPGTSLMHQERFPGGKARFVAVDYLPPGESPSEAYPFILITGRILQHYNCGAQTRRTAILQVVDADVLEMHPDDAARLGLRDREIVRLVSARSDATLPLAISERVQHGQLFTSFHFPGTAINALLSSSADESSKCPEYKVSAVRVERLDREKIEPEDEAELGRVQAKLIT
- a CDS encoding NAD(P)H-dependent oxidoreductase subunit E; this encodes MKDEQASLLAEILDRCRPQRPDRANVLQTLLVVQERLGHVPPNAVGEIAHALQVTEADVAGVLSYYPDLRVRTTGRHLIRVCMGESCLANRSARVLCQLRDRLQVGVGETTPDGRFTLENVYCVGNCAVSPSVIIDGDLYGRMTPAELAAVIEKYK